Proteins co-encoded in one Waddlia chondrophila WSU 86-1044 genomic window:
- a CDS encoding PEGA domain-containing protein — protein MKNKVFLLILTTVMMLLTGCATMMHGTTQKIGISSNPSCAGVWIDNHFVGDTPLCVDLKRRCDHVIRIELEGYYPYEIQCSRTLSGWVFGNLAFGGVLGFCVDIVSGGIYCLTPDQVNACLKEDNMMYSRNENSSYIGIVMQPDPSWNKVGQLKKMIQN, from the coding sequence ATGAAGAATAAAGTTTTTTTATTAATATTAACAACAGTGATGATGCTTTTAACTGGCTGTGCAACGATGATGCACGGGACCACGCAAAAGATTGGTATCTCAAGCAATCCGAGCTGTGCAGGAGTTTGGATCGACAATCATTTTGTCGGTGATACGCCGCTGTGTGTGGATTTAAAACGCCGGTGCGATCATGTGATTCGTATCGAACTTGAAGGGTATTATCCCTATGAAATTCAATGTTCGAGAACGCTTAGCGGCTGGGTCTTTGGAAATTTAGCTTTTGGCGGTGTATTAGGGTTCTGTGTAGATATAGTCAGCGGCGGGATCTACTGTTTGACTCCGGATCAAGTGAACGCCTGCTTAAAGGAAGATAACATGATGTATTCCAGAAATGAGAATAGCTCCTACATTGGAATTGTCATGCAACCCGATCCTTCCTGGAATAAGGTGGGGCAATTGAAGAAAATGATTCAAAATTAA
- a CDS encoding IS3 family transposase: protein MKRKRPEIRRKIDDVLAERIAQIKMEHPFWGYRRVWASLRYRDGIPCNLKRIYRIMKERNLLCAKKMRPKTADRHHRPKPKAEKPNQIWGTDMTKVFVEGDGWTYITVVLDWYTKKIVGLKSGRRSKSIDWLEALDRALNTQFPEGARGKGLKLVSDNGCQPTSEAYMRYCSKVDVEQIYTSYNNPKGNAETERFMRTMKEELLWLKEWRSSEELSKELQSWVLKYNSDYLHSTLKYRSPNEMEKHYYKCEAA from the coding sequence GTGAAGAGAAAACGTCCTGAGATAAGAAGAAAAATCGATGATGTCCTCGCCGAAAGAATTGCTCAGATAAAAATGGAGCACCCCTTTTGGGGTTACAGGCGAGTATGGGCAAGTTTGCGTTATAGAGATGGAATACCGTGCAATTTGAAACGCATTTATCGAATTATGAAAGAGCGAAATCTTCTTTGCGCCAAAAAAATGAGGCCTAAAACTGCTGATAGACATCATCGACCGAAGCCCAAGGCGGAAAAACCTAATCAGATATGGGGAACAGACATGACAAAAGTTTTTGTCGAAGGCGATGGCTGGACTTACATAACAGTTGTACTTGACTGGTACACGAAAAAAATTGTGGGGTTGAAGTCTGGAAGGCGCTCTAAGTCAATAGACTGGCTAGAAGCATTAGACCGGGCGCTTAACACGCAATTTCCAGAAGGGGCCCGTGGCAAAGGACTAAAACTTGTCTCAGATAACGGATGTCAGCCCACTTCAGAGGCTTATATGCGTTACTGCTCAAAAGTAGATGTAGAGCAAATTTACACAAGCTACAACAATCCAAAGGGAAATGCAGAGACCGAGCGATTCATGCGCACCATGAAAGAGGAGCTTTTATGGCTAAAAGAATGGAGGTCTTCAGAAGAACTCTCAAAAGAATTGCAAAGTTGGGTTCTGAAATACAATTCCGATTACCTGCACTCTACTTTGAAATACCGATCTCCAAATGAAATGGAAAAACATTATTATAAATGTGAGGCTGCTTAA
- a CDS encoding RHS repeat domain-containing protein, whose amino-acid sequence MSELFSSDSTVHYQYRYDPVGNLISSEDLVNQTLLEREYDENNNITKERLPNGYESHFDYDSQNRRTNY is encoded by the coding sequence GTGTCCGAGCTCTTTTCCTCCGACAGCACCGTCCATTATCAATACCGCTACGACCCCGTCGGCAACCTCATTTCCTCAGAAGACCTCGTCAACCAAACCCTGCTTGAAAGAGAGTATGACGAGAACAACAACATCACCAAAGAGCGTCTGCCCAACGGGTATGAAAGTCACTTTGACTACGACAGCCAAAACAGGCGGACTAACTATTAA
- a CDS encoding RHS repeat-associated core domain-containing protein, whose translation MRSKTGFLHFYKRVYDPAIGQWLTPDPLGFADGPNLYVYVAQ comes from the coding sequence ATAAGGAGCAAAACAGGGTTTTTGCATTTTTACAAAAGGGTTTACGACCCTGCCATCGGTCAATGGCTGACTCCCGATCCTCTAGGCTTTGCAGACGGCCCCAATCTCTATGTCTATGTAGCACAGTAA
- the uvrB gene encoding excinuclease ABC subunit UvrB produces MRFKLHTDYQPRGDQPQAIEKLAAGIEEGRKSQVLLGITGSGKTFTMANVIQKVQRPTLVMAHNKTLAAQLYQEFKAFFPENAVEYFVSYYDYYQPEAYIPRTDTFIEKDMSINDRIDKMRLSATRSLLEREDVLIVASVSCIYGLGSPEYYRGMNLHIKTGVEYRRDDLLLHLVEMQYKRNDYDFFRATFRVRGEIIDIFPAYEEDLALRLEFFGDELERLTEIDPLTGKMIRLIDEATIYPSSHHVTPEEIRLQAIETIKAELEERMAYFDREKKLIELQRIQERTRYDLEMIKEVGFCKGIENYSRHFGRREEGQAPSCLLDYFPSNYLLIVDESHQTIPQLHAMFNGDRARKQSLVDFGFRLPSAYDNRPLRFEETYSRINQVVYVSATPGEWEIKEAAGLLVEQVIRPTGLLDPIIETRPAVGQVDDALDEIRRETLKGNRVLVTTLTKRLAEELTNYLVDLNIKAKYLHSDIDTIERVQIIQDLRLGLFDVLVGINLLREGLDIPEVSLVTILDADKEGFLRSETSLIQTCGRAARNENGRVIMYCDKLTKSICRTIEITEKRRANQEAFNREHGITPHTVKREISSLAVPGAEANVSYPMPQKELMAAEEPHPYLTLEEVRKKVAEYEGKMKKAAKEMQFEDAARYRDQLFKYQKLEMSLS; encoded by the coding sequence GTGAGGTTTAAGCTACATACAGACTACCAGCCGAGAGGAGACCAGCCGCAAGCCATCGAGAAGCTTGCTGCAGGAATCGAAGAAGGCAGGAAATCGCAAGTTTTATTGGGGATCACAGGTTCCGGTAAAACGTTTACGATGGCCAACGTGATTCAAAAAGTGCAGCGCCCTACATTGGTGATGGCGCACAACAAAACGCTTGCAGCTCAGCTCTATCAGGAGTTCAAAGCTTTTTTCCCGGAAAATGCCGTTGAATATTTTGTCTCCTATTATGACTACTACCAGCCGGAAGCCTATATTCCGCGCACCGATACTTTCATTGAAAAAGATATGTCGATCAATGATCGGATCGACAAGATGCGCTTGAGCGCTACCCGATCGCTTCTCGAAAGGGAAGATGTCTTGATTGTCGCATCTGTTTCCTGCATTTACGGATTAGGCTCTCCTGAGTACTACCGCGGGATGAATCTGCACATCAAAACAGGAGTTGAATACCGGCGCGATGATCTTCTTTTGCACTTGGTTGAGATGCAGTATAAGCGCAACGATTATGACTTTTTCCGTGCGACTTTCCGTGTGCGCGGAGAGATCATTGATATCTTTCCTGCCTATGAGGAGGATTTGGCGCTGCGTCTGGAATTTTTTGGAGATGAATTGGAGAGGTTGACCGAGATTGATCCTTTAACCGGAAAGATGATCCGCTTAATCGATGAGGCGACTATTTATCCAAGCTCCCACCACGTCACTCCTGAAGAGATCCGCTTGCAGGCGATCGAAACGATTAAGGCAGAGCTTGAAGAGCGAATGGCCTATTTTGACAGGGAAAAGAAACTGATCGAGCTGCAGCGTATTCAGGAACGCACCCGTTATGACTTAGAGATGATCAAAGAGGTGGGGTTTTGCAAAGGGATTGAGAATTATTCGCGCCATTTTGGTAGAAGAGAAGAGGGACAGGCGCCTTCGTGTCTTCTCGACTATTTTCCTAGCAACTATTTGTTGATTGTTGATGAGTCGCATCAAACGATTCCTCAGTTGCATGCGATGTTTAACGGGGATAGAGCGCGTAAGCAGTCGCTGGTCGATTTTGGATTCCGGCTCCCTTCCGCCTATGACAACCGCCCTTTAAGATTTGAGGAAACCTACAGCCGTATTAATCAGGTGGTCTATGTTTCCGCGACACCGGGAGAGTGGGAAATTAAGGAGGCTGCAGGCCTTTTAGTGGAACAGGTGATTCGACCGACAGGATTGCTCGATCCGATTATTGAGACACGGCCAGCTGTTGGACAGGTGGATGATGCGCTGGACGAGATCCGTCGAGAAACCCTGAAAGGGAACCGAGTATTGGTCACCACCCTGACGAAGCGGTTAGCCGAGGAGTTGACCAATTATCTTGTCGATTTGAATATCAAGGCCAAGTACTTGCACTCAGATATTGATACGATTGAACGCGTGCAGATCATTCAGGATTTGCGGTTAGGTCTATTTGACGTTCTGGTAGGGATCAATCTCCTTCGAGAGGGGCTGGATATCCCGGAAGTATCCTTGGTGACCATTCTTGATGCTGACAAGGAGGGATTTTTGCGCAGCGAAACTTCTCTCATTCAAACGTGCGGCCGCGCTGCCCGAAACGAAAATGGAAGAGTGATCATGTATTGCGACAAATTGACAAAATCGATTTGCCGCACCATTGAAATTACGGAAAAACGGCGCGCCAATCAGGAAGCTTTCAACCGCGAGCATGGGATTACGCCTCATACAGTCAAAAGAGAGATCTCTTCTTTGGCTGTGCCTGGAGCTGAAGCAAATGTCTCTTATCCGATGCCGCAAAAGGAATTGATGGCAGCTGAAGAGCCCCACCCTTATTTGACTTTGGAGGAGGTAAGAAAGAAGGTTGCGGAATATGAAGGGAAAATGAAGAAAGCTGCTAAAGAGATGCAGTTTGAAGATGCTGCGCGTTATCGAGATCAGCTGTTTAAGTACCAGAAGTTGGAAATGTCACTTTCTTAA
- a CDS encoding amino acid permease — protein MNSVQSNYRVFGATLLVAGCCIGAGMLGLPVLTALGGFLPTCLLFFFCWLFMAATGLLLLEVNLWFKEEVNVVTMASRTLGPIGAFMAWFLFAFLFYSLMVAYISASGQLIADRLQTLTGVIVAEWAGSLFLTLLFSVFLYLGTTMVDRVNRLLMLGLAASYLILVCVGSRHVRIDLLSHVDWSASAYAIPAMIVSFGFHNLVPSLATYLDRDVKKLRFSIVAGSAIPLVIYLMWEWLILGLIPLDGENGFRQALGQGDMATRALRNIVGSAWVVDLAEAFAFFAIITSFLSVSLSFVDFLADGLHIRKTGSGKVKLCVLSLTPPFLFALFYPGIFLKALSYAGAFGAVILFGVMPAAMAYQGRYRKNLQGPLLIPGGKGVLALIFIVSIAIVCLEMVTTR, from the coding sequence ATGAATTCTGTGCAATCCAATTACCGTGTATTCGGGGCGACTTTATTAGTCGCTGGTTGCTGCATTGGCGCAGGGATGCTTGGCCTTCCTGTCCTTACAGCGCTCGGCGGATTCCTTCCGACTTGCCTCCTATTTTTCTTCTGTTGGTTGTTCATGGCTGCCACAGGTCTGCTGCTGCTGGAAGTCAATTTGTGGTTTAAGGAAGAGGTGAACGTCGTTACGATGGCCTCCCGTACGCTTGGTCCAATCGGAGCTTTTATGGCGTGGTTTTTGTTTGCGTTTCTTTTTTATTCGTTGATGGTCGCTTATATTTCAGCCAGTGGGCAGCTCATCGCCGATCGTTTGCAAACATTGACAGGAGTCATTGTTGCGGAGTGGGCAGGCAGCTTGTTTTTAACCCTTCTTTTTTCTGTGTTTCTTTATCTGGGCACAACGATGGTGGATCGCGTCAATCGGCTTTTAATGTTGGGTCTGGCCGCTTCTTATTTGATTCTTGTCTGCGTAGGAAGCCGCCACGTGAGGATCGACCTGCTTTCCCATGTCGACTGGAGCGCATCTGCTTATGCGATACCGGCGATGATCGTCTCTTTCGGCTTTCATAATTTGGTGCCGAGCTTGGCAACCTATCTGGACCGCGACGTTAAAAAATTGCGTTTTTCCATAGTAGCCGGAAGCGCTATTCCATTGGTCATCTATCTCATGTGGGAGTGGTTGATCCTCGGGTTAATTCCCCTGGATGGCGAAAATGGATTTCGGCAGGCACTGGGTCAAGGCGATATGGCGACTCGAGCGCTGCGCAATATTGTGGGAAGTGCGTGGGTCGTTGATTTGGCGGAGGCGTTTGCCTTCTTTGCAATCATCACGTCGTTTTTAAGCGTGTCGTTGAGCTTTGTCGATTTTTTAGCTGATGGATTGCATATCAGAAAAACCGGTTCAGGCAAAGTTAAGCTGTGTGTGCTATCGCTTACTCCTCCGTTTCTTTTTGCTCTTTTCTATCCTGGAATTTTTCTGAAGGCGTTGAGTTATGCCGGCGCATTTGGAGCAGTTATTCTGTTTGGAGTTATGCCGGCAGCCATGGCTTATCAAGGCCGTTACAGAAAAAATCTTCAGGGGCCGCTTTTAATTCCGGGAGGAAAAGGGGTGTTGGCTCTGATCTTTATTGTATCAATTGCAATTGTTTGCTTGGAAATGGTAACGACGAGATGA
- a CDS encoding transposase, with product MKRRKWTPELKTKIILEGLRGRPLAEICTEYEISQAQFYQWKDCFLNNASRAFEKGKSDQKEARLQKQNNRLKQVVADLTLELKKNDEEWYL from the coding sequence ATGAAACGAAGAAAATGGACTCCTGAATTAAAAACAAAAATTATATTGGAAGGATTAAGGGGTCGTCCCCTTGCCGAAATTTGCACTGAATACGAAATAAGTCAGGCTCAGTTCTACCAATGGAAGGACTGTTTTCTAAACAATGCGAGCCGAGCGTTTGAAAAAGGAAAATCAGACCAAAAGGAAGCACGTCTTCAGAAGCAAAACAATCGTTTGAAACAAGTGGTTGCAGATCTTACTCTCGAGTTAAAAAAAAACGACGAGGAGTGGTATCTGTGA
- a CDS encoding FAD-dependent thymidylate synthase, with product MLLEDYEDFTESQRKVLEKYVTNTSSHVFALRNLPEVIKGALFSRYSRSSLGLRSLLLKEFVSNTDESGFNTIVSGAGSSEDSDAQVLAIKRAQNFYDRILDGYGDDSIGELGGAHLAIENISMLAAKVLEDSRIGGSPLEKSTRYIYFDQKVKGEYLFYREPIIMTSAYRDVYINTCNLLFETYSKMIPPLTARLEEQTPHDPNTSKVAYAASLRAKVLDCLRGLLPAGTLTNMGLFGNGRFYEQLIHKLHCSNLAELQEIGRSSFDELNKVIPSFIRRSDLSHHTHQNYAQYYEAMQMEVAMVTAKNMIFSERSMDRGVRLIAHDKDSVIKVAAAMLYANSDRGLEDLYLYCQQLPMEDLERILDAGCSSRENRRHKSPRALEHAVFTFEILADFGVYRDLQRHRILTQERQLLSCDYGYFTPPEISGMEFESDYHAAMQKAKETFDTIATELPEEAQYVVPMAYNIRWYYTMNLRALQWLCELRSQPAGHPNYRYVAQEMAKEVIRAFPAFERFLKFVDYDGHDLGRLSQEQKKIDKQIFSSL from the coding sequence ATGCTACTTGAGGATTACGAAGATTTTACAGAAAGCCAGAGAAAGGTTTTGGAAAAGTACGTCACCAATACCAGCAGCCACGTTTTTGCGCTTCGCAATTTGCCGGAGGTGATTAAGGGGGCTTTGTTTTCCCGCTACTCCCGCTCCAGCCTTGGTTTGCGGTCTCTCTTGCTAAAAGAATTCGTCTCAAATACCGATGAGAGCGGTTTCAATACAATTGTTTCCGGAGCCGGTTCCTCCGAAGATAGCGATGCCCAGGTGCTTGCAATTAAACGTGCGCAAAATTTTTACGATAGAATTTTGGATGGATATGGTGATGATTCGATTGGAGAGCTGGGAGGTGCCCATCTTGCCATTGAAAATATCTCCATGTTGGCGGCAAAAGTTCTGGAGGATAGCCGAATCGGCGGATCGCCCCTTGAAAAATCCACCCGTTACATCTATTTTGATCAGAAAGTGAAAGGCGAGTATCTTTTCTATCGCGAACCGATCATCATGACCTCTGCTTATCGCGATGTTTACATCAATACGTGCAATTTGCTCTTCGAAACCTACAGTAAAATGATCCCTCCTTTGACGGCCCGTCTGGAAGAACAAACGCCGCATGATCCAAACACTTCGAAGGTTGCCTACGCAGCCTCTCTGAGAGCTAAAGTGCTCGATTGTCTCAGAGGCCTGCTTCCGGCCGGAACGTTGACGAATATGGGACTGTTTGGAAACGGTCGTTTTTATGAGCAGCTGATCCATAAGCTGCATTGCAGCAATCTGGCAGAGCTCCAGGAAATTGGACGCAGCTCCTTTGATGAGTTGAACAAAGTGATCCCTTCGTTTATCAGGCGCTCTGATCTTAGCCATCATACGCATCAAAACTATGCGCAATATTACGAAGCGATGCAAATGGAAGTTGCCATGGTTACGGCAAAAAATATGATCTTCTCTGAGAGATCGATGGATCGTGGAGTGCGGTTGATTGCCCATGACAAGGATTCCGTGATTAAGGTGGCGGCTGCGATGCTCTATGCAAATAGCGATCGCGGATTGGAAGACTTGTATCTTTATTGCCAACAACTTCCGATGGAAGATCTTGAGCGGATCCTGGATGCAGGCTGCAGCTCTAGGGAAAACCGCCGGCATAAATCTCCAAGAGCGCTCGAGCACGCTGTGTTCACTTTTGAAATCTTGGCCGATTTTGGCGTCTATCGCGATCTTCAGCGGCATCGAATATTGACCCAGGAACGACAGCTTCTCTCCTGCGATTATGGCTACTTCACTCCACCGGAAATTTCCGGAATGGAATTCGAATCCGATTATCATGCTGCTATGCAGAAGGCAAAAGAAACATTTGATACAATCGCAACCGAACTGCCGGAAGAGGCTCAGTATGTTGTTCCCATGGCGTACAATATCCGTTGGTATTACACCATGAATTTGCGTGCGTTGCAGTGGCTTTGCGAACTGCGCTCCCAGCCTGCCGGTCATCCAAATTACCGTTATGTTGCTCAAGAGATGGCAAAAGAGGTGATCCGCGCTTTTCCGGCGTTTGAAAGGTTCTTAAAATTTGTGGATTATGACGGCCATGATCTTGGACGCCTGAGTCAGGAACAGAAAAAAATTGACAAACAAATATTCAGCTCGCTCTAA
- a CDS encoding S1C family serine protease yields MGGTLKDISFNTYAPLAGGFSESQVFITWELFDTLNQNVIFEFSTYGYAKCDGVGGQAIFNAFKHALRELMANDEFVKLTTDKSSEKSDEFQYKHSQLINIEAEHQSFKLPEELEKVLDAVVLIKAGQTHGTGFAISKDGYLLTAAHVVSGLDKVHIVNKLGQTCEAEVLKLDKINDVALIKTQDCIFNPLELELENRTSIGAEIFAIGTPLNENLSWSTTKGVLSGYRNIDGKRCIQTDTSLNPGSSGGPLLNKEGKVVGVVSWKISGTEVEGISFGIDIEAVPYVLGLSFN; encoded by the coding sequence TTGGGAGGGACATTAAAGGATATCAGCTTTAATACATATGCTCCATTGGCTGGAGGGTTTTCTGAATCTCAAGTTTTTATCACTTGGGAACTCTTTGATACGCTAAACCAAAATGTTATTTTCGAATTTTCAACTTATGGTTATGCAAAATGCGATGGTGTGGGGGGTCAAGCAATCTTTAATGCATTCAAACATGCTCTCCGAGAATTAATGGCAAATGATGAATTTGTCAAATTAACAACTGATAAGAGTTCTGAAAAATCGGATGAATTTCAATACAAACATTCTCAATTAATCAATATTGAAGCTGAACATCAGTCCTTTAAGCTTCCGGAAGAACTTGAAAAAGTTTTGGATGCGGTTGTGTTGATAAAAGCAGGACAGACACATGGTACAGGCTTTGCTATATCCAAAGACGGGTATCTTTTAACTGCAGCACACGTTGTCTCTGGTCTGGATAAAGTACACATTGTAAATAAATTGGGGCAAACCTGCGAGGCCGAAGTACTGAAGCTGGACAAAATCAATGATGTGGCTTTGATTAAAACTCAAGATTGTATTTTTAATCCTTTAGAGCTTGAACTAGAAAATCGCACCTCTATAGGTGCTGAGATATTCGCGATAGGAACACCCCTTAACGAAAATTTGTCTTGGTCAACAACTAAGGGAGTTTTAAGCGGGTATCGGAATATAGACGGCAAAAGATGTATTCAAACTGATACCAGCTTGAATCCGGGGAGTAGTGGAGGGCCTTTGCTCAATAAAGAAGGGAAGGTTGTTGGAGTTGTCAGTTGGAAAATCTCAGGAACAGAAGTGGAAGGCATTTCCTTTGGAATAGATATTGAAGCTGTCCCTTATGTTTTGGGGCTTTCTTTCAATTGA
- a CDS encoding amino acid permease: MIIKNKVLGGILLVSGTTIGAGMLALPVVTGLAGFGPTLFLFLLYWIYMTYTAFLLLEVNLWLGENINMITMAKRTVGRVGELVSWAAYLFLLYLLTTAYLAGGAPVIVNCVKMAVGVRIPDWVGALPLLLIFGFFVYEGTKYVDVINRILMFGLVIAYSVMTLFMVPHVDYRLLSYADWGNFWLAVSVAATSFGFHIIIPTLTTYLHHNPVQLKKVILVGSVIPLVVYILWEMITLGVVPIEGVSGIREGLREGVNGAALLSEQLGSSFVSAVAQMFSFFAIVTSFLGVTLSLSDFLADGLHIKKTHAGRFFLVALTFVPPLFFILLSPRAFLSALEYAGAFGVVILLGLMPPLMVWAGRYRKGLKGSFTVPGGKPALAAVIVVSLIVIIGEAANKLGVFGG; the protein is encoded by the coding sequence ATGATCATAAAAAATAAAGTTTTAGGGGGAATCCTCCTCGTATCGGGAACAACGATTGGAGCAGGGATGCTTGCCTTGCCGGTTGTGACAGGCCTTGCCGGATTTGGACCTACCTTGTTCCTGTTTCTTTTGTATTGGATCTACATGACCTATACAGCTTTCCTTTTGCTGGAAGTGAATCTTTGGCTGGGTGAAAACATCAATATGATCACTATGGCTAAGAGAACAGTCGGAAGAGTTGGGGAGCTTGTCAGCTGGGCAGCTTATCTATTTCTGCTTTATTTGTTGACGACGGCTTATCTGGCTGGAGGAGCCCCTGTGATTGTCAACTGCGTGAAAATGGCCGTAGGAGTGAGAATTCCCGACTGGGTGGGGGCGCTTCCACTGCTTTTGATTTTTGGGTTTTTCGTCTATGAAGGGACAAAATATGTTGATGTCATCAACCGCATTCTGATGTTCGGCTTAGTGATTGCCTATTCGGTCATGACCCTTTTCATGGTGCCGCATGTCGATTACCGCCTTCTTTCCTATGCCGACTGGGGGAATTTCTGGCTCGCTGTTTCTGTTGCAGCGACGTCATTCGGGTTTCATATCATCATTCCTACGCTGACAACCTATTTACACCACAATCCTGTGCAGCTGAAAAAAGTGATTTTGGTCGGCAGCGTCATTCCCTTGGTCGTCTATATTCTTTGGGAGATGATCACGCTTGGAGTTGTTCCGATCGAAGGGGTGTCCGGTATTCGGGAAGGGCTTCGCGAAGGGGTAAATGGAGCAGCCCTTCTCTCCGAACAGCTGGGAAGTTCATTTGTTTCTGCGGTTGCCCAGATGTTCTCTTTTTTTGCCATCGTGACCTCTTTCCTCGGAGTGACATTAAGCCTCTCTGACTTTTTAGCCGATGGTTTGCACATCAAAAAAACGCATGCGGGTCGATTTTTTCTTGTGGCTTTAACATTTGTTCCCCCATTATTTTTCATCTTACTGTCGCCGCGGGCGTTCTTGAGCGCTTTGGAGTACGCAGGTGCTTTTGGCGTTGTGATTCTTTTAGGTTTGATGCCGCCGTTGATGGTTTGGGCAGGGCGCTACCGAAAGGGATTGAAAGGAAGCTTTACCGTTCCCGGAGGGAAACCGGCGCTGGCAGCCGTCATTGTGGTTTCGCTTATCGTTATCATTGGAGAGGCAGCCAATAAACTTGGAGTGTTTGGAGGATAA
- the trpS gene encoding tryptophan--tRNA ligase, with protein sequence MAEKKRILTGDRPTGKLHLGHYVGSLKNRVALQDKYDCYFIIADLHTLTTKPEKEHIMEMRGNIREMVLDYLACGIDPSKSTIYLQSATSAVYQMNLYFEMMISFNRLTGLPSLKEMARNAHIDAESIPFGLIGYPVLQTADILMPRAHLVPVGKDNEAHIELSRGIARKFNQYYGEVFPLPEVLLSDVPTLIGTDGKGKMSKSAGNAIFLSDDPKSVEKKVKGMFTDPNRISADVPGTVEGNPVFIYHEIFNPDKEEVEALKTRYRAGTVGDVEVKQKLAAALNVFLDPIREKREQFAQDKGFVEQVIYEGTQKMIEVSNQTVKEMTSAMGMSGAWKKISKMAKERK encoded by the coding sequence ATGGCAGAAAAAAAACGGATATTGACCGGAGACAGGCCGACGGGAAAATTGCATTTGGGCCACTATGTCGGTTCGTTAAAGAACCGTGTAGCTCTGCAGGATAAGTACGATTGCTATTTCATCATCGCCGATTTGCATACACTGACAACAAAACCTGAGAAAGAGCACATCATGGAGATGCGCGGCAATATTCGGGAAATGGTCCTGGATTACCTTGCTTGCGGCATCGATCCGTCTAAGTCGACGATCTATCTTCAATCGGCAACCTCGGCAGTCTATCAGATGAATCTCTACTTTGAGATGATGATTTCTTTCAATAGATTGACAGGGCTTCCCAGCCTTAAGGAGATGGCTCGGAACGCTCATATCGATGCGGAAAGCATCCCTTTTGGGTTGATCGGCTACCCTGTGCTGCAGACGGCCGATATCCTTATGCCGCGTGCGCATTTGGTTCCGGTCGGCAAAGATAACGAGGCGCATATTGAGCTGTCCCGCGGAATTGCCCGCAAGTTCAATCAATACTATGGCGAGGTGTTTCCTCTTCCTGAGGTGCTTTTAAGCGATGTCCCTACCTTGATCGGGACAGATGGGAAGGGGAAAATGAGCAAATCAGCCGGCAACGCTATTTTTCTTTCCGATGATCCGAAGAGCGTGGAAAAAAAAGTGAAGGGAATGTTTACCGATCCCAATCGTATCAGTGCAGATGTTCCCGGGACTGTTGAAGGCAATCCTGTTTTTATTTATCACGAGATCTTTAATCCCGATAAAGAGGAAGTAGAGGCGTTAAAAACGCGTTACCGGGCAGGAACTGTCGGCGATGTGGAAGTCAAGCAAAAGCTTGCTGCTGCGTTGAACGTTTTCCTGGACCCAATCAGAGAAAAGCGGGAACAATTTGCTCAGGACAAAGGGTTCGTTGAACAGGTGATTTACGAAGGGACTCAGAAGATGATCGAGGTTTCCAATCAGACGGTCAAAGAGATGACGAGTGCGATGGGAATGAGCGGCGCCTGGAAAAAGATTTCAAAAATGGCAAAAGAGCGCAAGTGA